A portion of the Candidatus Effluviviaceae Genus V sp. genome contains these proteins:
- a CDS encoding diguanylate cyclase, whose product GFFVERDGYLSLAATCCRGREGSPEPVRIEDAGHLGEAYVTGSMQLFGKGDVPGGMPAPEGFEHGISMPIEGIGVLHCFSMKRGAFTTDDVRMLDLLLDHAKQAVGRIRLESQLHEEAIRDRLTGLYNRNYFDEAVEREIERSRRSGEPIGFLMLDIDRFKEINDTYGHATGDDVLRGVARFLVGQVRTSEIVVRYGGDEFLIMMPGLTRDPEPVCERIREAFERWRAASGIPEEVDFDLSMGFSRWEPYDLSSVTEVISEADEAMYEEKRSHAAAGTGGLGGRLPRGAVES is encoded by the coding sequence CGGCTTCTTCGTCGAGCGGGACGGCTATCTCTCACTCGCGGCGACGTGCTGTCGGGGTCGCGAGGGCAGTCCGGAGCCGGTCAGGATCGAGGATGCCGGGCACCTGGGAGAGGCATACGTGACCGGCAGTATGCAGCTCTTTGGGAAGGGCGACGTCCCCGGCGGCATGCCGGCGCCAGAGGGGTTCGAGCATGGCATCTCGATGCCCATCGAGGGGATCGGCGTGCTGCACTGCTTCTCGATGAAGCGGGGCGCCTTCACGACCGACGACGTCCGGATGCTCGACCTCCTGCTGGACCACGCGAAGCAGGCCGTCGGGCGGATCAGACTGGAGAGCCAGCTTCACGAGGAGGCGATCCGCGACAGGCTCACTGGTCTCTACAACAGGAACTACTTCGATGAGGCGGTCGAACGGGAGATCGAACGCTCGCGTCGTTCCGGCGAGCCGATCGGATTCCTCATGCTCGACATCGATCGTTTCAAGGAGATCAACGACACCTACGGACACGCGACGGGCGACGACGTCCTTCGGGGCGTTGCGCGGTTCCTCGTCGGACAGGTGCGGACGTCCGAGATCGTCGTGCGCTACGGAGGAGACGAGTTCCTCATCATGATGCCGGGCCTGACACGCGACCCCGAGCCGGTCTGCGAGCGCATCCGGGAGGCCTTCGAGCGGTGGCGCGCCGCGAGCGGGATCCCGGAGGAGGTCGACTTCGATCTGTCGATGGGGTTCTCGAGATGGGAGCCGTACGACCTGTCGTCCGTGACGGAGGTGATCTCGGAGGCAGACGAGGCGATGTACGAGGAGAAGCGGTCGCACGCCGCCGCCGGAACCGGCGGATTGGGCGGCAGGTTGCCGCGGGGCGCCGTCGAGAGCTAG